gagtgaaTTAGAAAGGGGATGAAAACATTATCACAAgtaaaacaccaccaccaccaccaaaaactACAGATGACCAGCTGGGCCTGTAATGAGTTACATTataactgctctgcagaagaagaTGGGCAGTTGATTGCTTCAGAATAACATCCAGTCATCAGTTTCCACATGGTGTCcttgagctccttgttcctcaggctgtagatgagggggttcactgctggaggcatcACCGAGTACAGAACTGACACCACCagctccagggatggggaggagatggaggggggcttcaggtaggcaaagatggcagtgctgacaaacagggagaccacggccaggtgagggaggcacatggaaaaggctttgtgccgtccctgctcagaggggatcctcagcacagccctgaagatctgcacataagacagcacaatgaaaacaaaacacccaaaaactAAACAGGCACTAACCACAAGAAGCCCAACTTCCCTGAGGTAGGTGTTTGAGCAGGCGAgcttgaggatgtgggggatttcacagaagaactggtgcaggacattgccttggcagagaggtagggaaaatgtattggcagtgtgcagcacagcatagagaaacccactgccccaggcagctgctgccatgtggacacaagctctgctgcccaggagggtcccgtagtgcaggggtttgcagatggcaacgtagcggtcataggccatgatggtgagaagaaaatactctgctgatatcaagaagaggaaaaaaaaaagctgggcagCACATCCTGTGTAGGAGATGGCCgtggtgtcccagagggaattggccatggctttggggagagtggtggagatggagcccaggtcgaggagggagaggttgaggaggaagaagtacatgggggtgtggaggtggtggtcgcaggctatggtggtgatgatgaggccgttgcccaggagggcagccaggtagatgcccaggaagagccagaagtgcaagagctgcaccTCCCGTGTGTCtgcgaatgccaggaggaggaactcagtGATGGAGCTGCCGTTGGACATCTGCTGACTGTCTGCATTGGGACtgttggaagaggagaaaacattgACACATTAGGGCAGACGTCTTTGAGGCAGTCCTATGCTGTTTCCCAAAAAATCCCCTCAGAATTACTGAaagagatttctcttttttaaagaaagagatttctttGGGGCAACTTCATTCAGCTCTTGTTTGTGAGCTCAGGTTTGTGCTGCTGAGAGAAGGCACTTTCTGTGAAGGGGCAGAAGTCAACATCTTTCGCATTGTTCTCAGCGTGAACACTGCAGAGTCCTGAGGGACAAATGGGCTCCCTGTGCCCTAATGCACAgtcaggagagctgctctgcccacgACTGACCTGCTGGTCACCATGCAGGTGCCCTGTGCTTATTACACCTCTCTCCGTTGGAGGATGACCTCACGAACAACGtacttgaagaagaaactggactTTAGTGAGCTCCGAGGAGTCCAGTTTCAAAGTCCCTTTCTccaaactcttctctctttccccaggcACCTGAGCAGAGAGTGATGCAGAGGGGTGGcctggctctctgctgcctggagctgtccctgcagggagctgtttctctgtccccaggtctcctccctctcagtgctcacagagccCATCCCACCCGCTCTGTGCTCAGCTCGGCCCTGCacacccctcctggcagcagggcactgcccaggACCATCTCCCTCTTAGCAGGTCCTAAGCACGAGGGCAGATCAGCACTGATGCTGCAAGCAAAGGGGATGCTGGTGCtgcctggaggcagaggagtgggGGAAGGCACTTGAGGAGGCTTCTGGCAGATGTGCTGATCCCTCCGTGTAACAGTTCAGGAGTCTCAGTGACTTATCCACACCTGacatctcctttcccctttcccttagAAGGAAGCTGAGATCACAGACCCTGGAAGGGTCTTCATCTTCAAGGTAGCCCCTGCCTTGACCTTCCTCTTAAAATGCTGCCTCTGCCAATGTTGTGGggtgatctggagctgtgagcagacccgacccatgcagcaccctctcaacagcagaaggaccctgccctgacaagggctgctccttccacccacaccttctccccacagcaccatggggagctccccgggcaggctgagtgctgaccctggcaggtggcagagtccctgccccagcacacagccccctgaggtgcagggaccctgctgtgaaggacagccctgggcacccctgcctgcacacccaGCTGCAGCCATTCCGGAAAGAAGGCAGCCGTCATGCCCTCtccctctgatggtgcagcagggaagccctgctctggagcacatcctcctcctctacaCCAGAGAGAcatcccacaggctgtgggcTGTGCCAGCTTTAGGAGATCCCTCCATGAACTGCAGCTGCATAGCCCTGCACGCAGAGACTTACCGTGTCAAGGGCTGTGAAGGTTTCTCCTCTgttgagctctcagcatcctcccatcccacactgcctttaaacctctctctttcttgcatgTCTCCCCtcagtgcctgcaggcagtgccctcagccctgctgccctttgcagaggagctgctcctgggcagagctgtctcttggcagcgctgcccgcttgccatgagctccctccatcccaggagcccagcccagctcagcagcacaggatcAGCTCAAGGTggcattttaatgacccctctggtgggtttggtgtcgactccatgaacctcagacagtgagaggatgctgaagaaacctctccagaagtcaaagtcagatgcaaaCTCCAAAGTTTCAAGGAGCGTTAATGGGTCCCAGTGGGGACCATTACTGACAAAGCTTCCCTGGGATGTGGTTAGAACACAGAACTGGAGGCACAGATGACAGGTagacaaaggcaatgtaaaggtgGAAGAGATTCTGAGGAAACCTGGATGTGTTCCATTAAGCCAAAGGGCCAAGGCGTGagcccagcccctgggaagggagatcctgtccctcacacattgctcagggctcttcctggggcagtgtgACGTGGGGACGTGCAATGTCAAGGGCAGGATTATGGTGCAACACCTCCCAGGCTCtcgggtggggaaggggaggcagtcAGACCCTCGTGTTGTAAGGATAAGGTGCTTCCTCATAGgcatcagtggcagaga
This sequence is a window from Gymnogyps californianus isolate 813 unplaced genomic scaffold, ASM1813914v2 HiC_scaffold_31, whole genome shotgun sequence. Protein-coding genes within it:
- the LOC127028261 gene encoding olfactory receptor 14A16-like, which translates into the protein MSNGSSITEFLLLAFADTREVQLLHFWLFLGIYLAALLGNGLIITTIACDHHLHTPMYFFLLNLSLLDLGSISTTLPKAMANSLWDTTAISYTGCAAQLFFFLFLISAEYFLLTIMAYDRYVAICKPLHYGTLLGSRACVHMAAAAWGSGFLYAVLHTANTFSLPLCQGNVLHQFFCEIPHILKLACSNTYLREVGLLVVSACLVFGCFVFIVLSYVQIFRAVLRIPSEQGRHKAFSMCLPHLAVVSLFVSTAIFAYLKPPSISSPSLELVVSVLYSVMPPAVNPLIYSLRNKELKDTMWKLMTGCYSEAINCPSSSAEQL